In Channa argus isolate prfri chromosome 23, Channa argus male v1.0, whole genome shotgun sequence, the following are encoded in one genomic region:
- the ccdc14 gene encoding coiled-coil domain-containing protein 14 isoform X5: MKGIAKRKVVTSGRLTGRAKAEMATKPVAPHPVAAAAVAATACPEPAYSLYSTDSEDQVSHLHKGLDRCANLLGGILQAEKADSPSFFKEIVDRVVKARPTTTLGKKTNKKHPTKTVQKNFQSGRCGSSSTPPRSTHRFTAPVAHSGVKLHPPRKEIHAQLRSLTPRSQTHSSSNPPPQCQTSTLAPQPQPSILLSVVQSSSHSGQLSLCQADTVRRCDTEEEDEFIPVRDTDTQNTGTDTHTQPNLHVYTMKMAKMHLEPGPSDEVPQDTDHRSNCMKVKTVQYLLEELKALIAGQGSVAEMLLSQLEQTVISPQMNDDRSVFETVPDLSSVHNQNCHLRSCVKILKQQVEQREKSERLANMEKLSNAEVLTLQEELTTAQSRLQELQDDLTELRKALQDTQSRLRDSEAESLAVKTELEATRSRLVKSERDKSELAALTQQRLEEIENLKRIFECQESSDCPTVVHSVSDTELKTPEHREHPAEPHCDHIIQYLMSLDQLDPIEQECVAEKRKGNDEVQSCGGWLEREHKQRLNPALSQCDVESLQTNWSMTSGSTFNTRDEAAFRDGLAALDASIASLQKTIQLDLRR, from the exons GTCAGCCATCTCCACAAGGGTCTGGACCGCTGTGCCAACCTGCTTGGTGGCATTCTTCAGGCTGAGAAGGCAG ACTCACCAagcttttttaaagaaattgtagATCGAGTAGTGAAAGCAAGACCAACCACCACACTAGGGAAGAAGACCAACAAGAAACATCCTACaaagacag TCCAGAAGAATTTTCAGTCAGGCCGCTGTGGATCCAGCAGCACACCTCCAAGATCAACCCATCGGTTCACTGCTCCAGTTGCacactcaggagtgaagctgcatCCACCTCGGAAAGAGATTCATGCCCAGCTGCGATCTCTCACACCTCGCAGCCAAACACACTCCTCCTCAAACCCTCCACCCCAGTGTCAGACCTCTACCCTTGCACCCCAGCCTCAGCCCTCCATCCTTTTGTCTGTGGTCCAATCGTCGTCTCACTCAGGCCAGTTGTCTCTCTGTCAGGCTGACACCGTCAGGCGCTGtgacacagaagaagaagatgagtTCATTCCTGTGAGAGACACTGATACCCAAAACActggcacagacacacacacacagccaaaccTACACGTCTATACAATGAAGATGGCCAAAATGCACCTGGAGCCTGGACCGAGTGATGAAGTCCCTCAGGACACAGACCACAGAAGCAACTGCATGAAAGTGAAGACAGTTCAGTATCTGCTGGAAGAACTCAAGGCTCTGATTGCTGGACAGG GCAGTGTTGCAGAGATGCTGCTCAGTCAATTGGAGCAGACAGTGATCTCACCACAGATGAATGATGATAGGTCAGTCTTTGAGACTGTACCAGACCTGTCATCAGTGCACAACCAGAACTGTCACCTCCGCAG ttgTGTGAAGATTCTGAAACAGCAGGTAGAACAAAGAGAGAAATCAGAGAGACTGGCAAACATGGAGAAGCTGTCTAATGCAGAAG TGTTGACCCTGCAGGAGGAGCTCACCACTGCTCAGTCCAGACTGCAGGAGCTTCAGGATGACCTCACAGAACTCCGGAAAGCACTCCAGGACACACAGAGTCGCCTGAGAGACAGTGAGGCGGAGAGTTTAGCAGTGAAGACAG aGTTGGAGGCCACCAGAAGCAGGTTGGTGAAGAGTGAAAGAGATAAGAGTGAGCTGGCTGCACTCACCCAACAAAGACTGGAAGAAATAGAAAACCTTAAAAG GATCTTTGAGTGTCAGGAGTCTTCAGATTGCCCAACAGTTGTCCACTCGGTGTCAGATACTGAGCTAAAAACACCTGAACACAGAGAGCATCCAGCAGAGCCCCACTGTGACCACATCATTCAGTACCTCATGTCTCTGGACCAGCTGGATCCCATCGAGCAGGAGTGCGTggctgaaaagagaaaaggaaatg ATGAAGTCCAGTCGTGTGGAGGGTGGCTAGAAAGGGAGCACAAGCAACGGCTGAACCCAGCACTGTCCCAGTGTGATGTCGAGTCTTTGCAAACTAATTGGAGCATGACATCAGGATCAACCTTCAACACCAGAGATGAGGCAGCATTTAGAGATGGCCTAGCAGCTCTGGATGCTAGCATTGCCAGTCTGCAGAAGACTATCCAACTGGACCTAAGGAGATGA
- the ccdc14 gene encoding uncharacterized protein ccdc14 isoform X4: MKGIAKRKVVTSGRLTGRAKAEMATKPVAPHPVAAAAVAATACPEPAYSLYSTDSEDQVSHLHKGLDRCANLLGGILQAEKADRVVKARPTTTLGKKTNKKHPTKTVQKNFQSGRCGSSSTPPRSTHRFTAPVAHSGVKLHPPRKEIHAQLRSLTPRSQTHSSSNPPPQCQTSTLAPQPQPSILLSVVQSSSHSGQLSLCQADTVRRCDTEEEDEFIPVRDTDTQNTGTDTHTQPNLHVYTMKMAKMHLEPGPSDEVPQDTDHRSNCMKVKTVQYLLEELKALIAGQGSVAEMLLSQLEQTVISPQMNDDRSVFETVPDLSSVHNQNCHLRSCVKILKQQVEQREKSERLANMEKLSNAEVLTLQEELTTAQSRLQELQDDLTELRKALQDTQSRLRDSEAESLAVKTELEATRSRLVKSERDKSELAALTQQRLEEIENLKRIFECQESSDCPTVVHSVSDTELKTPEHREHPAEPHCDHIIQYLMSLDQLDPIEQECVAEKRKGNGAEQNKLPSVSETVQLFKTSDSILIQSCGLDEVQSCGGWLEREHKQRLNPALSQCDVESLQTNWSMTSGSTFNTRDEAAFRDGLAALDASIASLQKTIQLDLRR, encoded by the exons GTCAGCCATCTCCACAAGGGTCTGGACCGCTGTGCCAACCTGCTTGGTGGCATTCTTCAGGCTGAGAAGGCAG ATCGAGTAGTGAAAGCAAGACCAACCACCACACTAGGGAAGAAGACCAACAAGAAACATCCTACaaagacag TCCAGAAGAATTTTCAGTCAGGCCGCTGTGGATCCAGCAGCACACCTCCAAGATCAACCCATCGGTTCACTGCTCCAGTTGCacactcaggagtgaagctgcatCCACCTCGGAAAGAGATTCATGCCCAGCTGCGATCTCTCACACCTCGCAGCCAAACACACTCCTCCTCAAACCCTCCACCCCAGTGTCAGACCTCTACCCTTGCACCCCAGCCTCAGCCCTCCATCCTTTTGTCTGTGGTCCAATCGTCGTCTCACTCAGGCCAGTTGTCTCTCTGTCAGGCTGACACCGTCAGGCGCTGtgacacagaagaagaagatgagtTCATTCCTGTGAGAGACACTGATACCCAAAACActggcacagacacacacacacagccaaaccTACACGTCTATACAATGAAGATGGCCAAAATGCACCTGGAGCCTGGACCGAGTGATGAAGTCCCTCAGGACACAGACCACAGAAGCAACTGCATGAAAGTGAAGACAGTTCAGTATCTGCTGGAAGAACTCAAGGCTCTGATTGCTGGACAGG GCAGTGTTGCAGAGATGCTGCTCAGTCAATTGGAGCAGACAGTGATCTCACCACAGATGAATGATGATAGGTCAGTCTTTGAGACTGTACCAGACCTGTCATCAGTGCACAACCAGAACTGTCACCTCCGCAG ttgTGTGAAGATTCTGAAACAGCAGGTAGAACAAAGAGAGAAATCAGAGAGACTGGCAAACATGGAGAAGCTGTCTAATGCAGAAG TGTTGACCCTGCAGGAGGAGCTCACCACTGCTCAGTCCAGACTGCAGGAGCTTCAGGATGACCTCACAGAACTCCGGAAAGCACTCCAGGACACACAGAGTCGCCTGAGAGACAGTGAGGCGGAGAGTTTAGCAGTGAAGACAG aGTTGGAGGCCACCAGAAGCAGGTTGGTGAAGAGTGAAAGAGATAAGAGTGAGCTGGCTGCACTCACCCAACAAAGACTGGAAGAAATAGAAAACCTTAAAAG GATCTTTGAGTGTCAGGAGTCTTCAGATTGCCCAACAGTTGTCCACTCGGTGTCAGATACTGAGCTAAAAACACCTGAACACAGAGAGCATCCAGCAGAGCCCCACTGTGACCACATCATTCAGTACCTCATGTCTCTGGACCAGCTGGATCCCATCGAGCAGGAGTGCGTggctgaaaagagaaaaggaaatggTGCAGAGCAAAACAAACTACCCTCAGTATCTGAAACTGTCCAACTTTTTAAGACTTCAGACTCTATTCTCATTCAATCATGTGGTTTAGATGAAGTCCAGTCGTGTGGAGGGTGGCTAGAAAGGGAGCACAAGCAACGGCTGAACCCAGCACTGTCCCAGTGTGATGTCGAGTCTTTGCAAACTAATTGGAGCATGACATCAGGATCAACCTTCAACACCAGAGATGAGGCAGCATTTAGAGATGGCCTAGCAGCTCTGGATGCTAGCATTGCCAGTCTGCAGAAGACTATCCAACTGGACCTAAGGAGATGA
- the ccdc14 gene encoding uncharacterized protein ccdc14 isoform X6 gives MKGIAKRKVVTSGRLTGRAKAEMATKPVAPHPVAAAAVAATACPEPAYSLYSTDSEDQVSHLHKGLDRCANLLGGILQAEKAVQKNFQSGRCGSSSTPPRSTHRFTAPVAHSGVKLHPPRKEIHAQLRSLTPRSQTHSSSNPPPQCQTSTLAPQPQPSILLSVVQSSSHSGQLSLCQADTVRRCDTEEEDEFIPVRDTDTQNTGTDTHTQPNLHVYTMKMAKMHLEPGPSDEVPQDTDHRSNCMKVKTVQYLLEELKALIAGQGSVAEMLLSQLEQTVISPQMNDDRSVFETVPDLSSVHNQNCHLRSCVKILKQQVEQREKSERLANMEKLSNAEVLTLQEELTTAQSRLQELQDDLTELRKALQDTQSRLRDSEAESLAVKTELEATRSRLVKSERDKSELAALTQQRLEEIENLKRIFECQESSDCPTVVHSVSDTELKTPEHREHPAEPHCDHIIQYLMSLDQLDPIEQECVAEKRKGNGAEQNKLPSVSETVQLFKTSDSILIQSCGLDEVQSCGGWLEREHKQRLNPALSQCDVESLQTNWSMTSGSTFNTRDEAAFRDGLAALDASIASLQKTIQLDLRR, from the exons GTCAGCCATCTCCACAAGGGTCTGGACCGCTGTGCCAACCTGCTTGGTGGCATTCTTCAGGCTGAGAAGGCAG TCCAGAAGAATTTTCAGTCAGGCCGCTGTGGATCCAGCAGCACACCTCCAAGATCAACCCATCGGTTCACTGCTCCAGTTGCacactcaggagtgaagctgcatCCACCTCGGAAAGAGATTCATGCCCAGCTGCGATCTCTCACACCTCGCAGCCAAACACACTCCTCCTCAAACCCTCCACCCCAGTGTCAGACCTCTACCCTTGCACCCCAGCCTCAGCCCTCCATCCTTTTGTCTGTGGTCCAATCGTCGTCTCACTCAGGCCAGTTGTCTCTCTGTCAGGCTGACACCGTCAGGCGCTGtgacacagaagaagaagatgagtTCATTCCTGTGAGAGACACTGATACCCAAAACActggcacagacacacacacacagccaaaccTACACGTCTATACAATGAAGATGGCCAAAATGCACCTGGAGCCTGGACCGAGTGATGAAGTCCCTCAGGACACAGACCACAGAAGCAACTGCATGAAAGTGAAGACAGTTCAGTATCTGCTGGAAGAACTCAAGGCTCTGATTGCTGGACAGG GCAGTGTTGCAGAGATGCTGCTCAGTCAATTGGAGCAGACAGTGATCTCACCACAGATGAATGATGATAGGTCAGTCTTTGAGACTGTACCAGACCTGTCATCAGTGCACAACCAGAACTGTCACCTCCGCAG ttgTGTGAAGATTCTGAAACAGCAGGTAGAACAAAGAGAGAAATCAGAGAGACTGGCAAACATGGAGAAGCTGTCTAATGCAGAAG TGTTGACCCTGCAGGAGGAGCTCACCACTGCTCAGTCCAGACTGCAGGAGCTTCAGGATGACCTCACAGAACTCCGGAAAGCACTCCAGGACACACAGAGTCGCCTGAGAGACAGTGAGGCGGAGAGTTTAGCAGTGAAGACAG aGTTGGAGGCCACCAGAAGCAGGTTGGTGAAGAGTGAAAGAGATAAGAGTGAGCTGGCTGCACTCACCCAACAAAGACTGGAAGAAATAGAAAACCTTAAAAG GATCTTTGAGTGTCAGGAGTCTTCAGATTGCCCAACAGTTGTCCACTCGGTGTCAGATACTGAGCTAAAAACACCTGAACACAGAGAGCATCCAGCAGAGCCCCACTGTGACCACATCATTCAGTACCTCATGTCTCTGGACCAGCTGGATCCCATCGAGCAGGAGTGCGTggctgaaaagagaaaaggaaatggTGCAGAGCAAAACAAACTACCCTCAGTATCTGAAACTGTCCAACTTTTTAAGACTTCAGACTCTATTCTCATTCAATCATGTGGTTTAGATGAAGTCCAGTCGTGTGGAGGGTGGCTAGAAAGGGAGCACAAGCAACGGCTGAACCCAGCACTGTCCCAGTGTGATGTCGAGTCTTTGCAAACTAATTGGAGCATGACATCAGGATCAACCTTCAACACCAGAGATGAGGCAGCATTTAGAGATGGCCTAGCAGCTCTGGATGCTAGCATTGCCAGTCTGCAGAAGACTATCCAACTGGACCTAAGGAGATGA
- the ccdc14 gene encoding uncharacterized protein ccdc14 isoform X3, translating to MKGIAKRKVVTSGRLTGRAKAEMATKPVAPHPVAAAAVAATACPEPAYSLYSTDSEDQVSHLHKGLDRCANLLGGILQAEKAEIVDRVVKARPTTTLGKKTNKKHPTKTVQKNFQSGRCGSSSTPPRSTHRFTAPVAHSGVKLHPPRKEIHAQLRSLTPRSQTHSSSNPPPQCQTSTLAPQPQPSILLSVVQSSSHSGQLSLCQADTVRRCDTEEEDEFIPVRDTDTQNTGTDTHTQPNLHVYTMKMAKMHLEPGPSDEVPQDTDHRSNCMKVKTVQYLLEELKALIAGQGSVAEMLLSQLEQTVISPQMNDDRSVFETVPDLSSVHNQNCHLRSCVKILKQQVEQREKSERLANMEKLSNAEVLTLQEELTTAQSRLQELQDDLTELRKALQDTQSRLRDSEAESLAVKTELEATRSRLVKSERDKSELAALTQQRLEEIENLKRIFECQESSDCPTVVHSVSDTELKTPEHREHPAEPHCDHIIQYLMSLDQLDPIEQECVAEKRKGNGAEQNKLPSVSETVQLFKTSDSILIQSCGLDEVQSCGGWLEREHKQRLNPALSQCDVESLQTNWSMTSGSTFNTRDEAAFRDGLAALDASIASLQKTIQLDLRR from the exons GTCAGCCATCTCCACAAGGGTCTGGACCGCTGTGCCAACCTGCTTGGTGGCATTCTTCAGGCTGAGAAGGCAG aaattgtagATCGAGTAGTGAAAGCAAGACCAACCACCACACTAGGGAAGAAGACCAACAAGAAACATCCTACaaagacag TCCAGAAGAATTTTCAGTCAGGCCGCTGTGGATCCAGCAGCACACCTCCAAGATCAACCCATCGGTTCACTGCTCCAGTTGCacactcaggagtgaagctgcatCCACCTCGGAAAGAGATTCATGCCCAGCTGCGATCTCTCACACCTCGCAGCCAAACACACTCCTCCTCAAACCCTCCACCCCAGTGTCAGACCTCTACCCTTGCACCCCAGCCTCAGCCCTCCATCCTTTTGTCTGTGGTCCAATCGTCGTCTCACTCAGGCCAGTTGTCTCTCTGTCAGGCTGACACCGTCAGGCGCTGtgacacagaagaagaagatgagtTCATTCCTGTGAGAGACACTGATACCCAAAACActggcacagacacacacacacagccaaaccTACACGTCTATACAATGAAGATGGCCAAAATGCACCTGGAGCCTGGACCGAGTGATGAAGTCCCTCAGGACACAGACCACAGAAGCAACTGCATGAAAGTGAAGACAGTTCAGTATCTGCTGGAAGAACTCAAGGCTCTGATTGCTGGACAGG GCAGTGTTGCAGAGATGCTGCTCAGTCAATTGGAGCAGACAGTGATCTCACCACAGATGAATGATGATAGGTCAGTCTTTGAGACTGTACCAGACCTGTCATCAGTGCACAACCAGAACTGTCACCTCCGCAG ttgTGTGAAGATTCTGAAACAGCAGGTAGAACAAAGAGAGAAATCAGAGAGACTGGCAAACATGGAGAAGCTGTCTAATGCAGAAG TGTTGACCCTGCAGGAGGAGCTCACCACTGCTCAGTCCAGACTGCAGGAGCTTCAGGATGACCTCACAGAACTCCGGAAAGCACTCCAGGACACACAGAGTCGCCTGAGAGACAGTGAGGCGGAGAGTTTAGCAGTGAAGACAG aGTTGGAGGCCACCAGAAGCAGGTTGGTGAAGAGTGAAAGAGATAAGAGTGAGCTGGCTGCACTCACCCAACAAAGACTGGAAGAAATAGAAAACCTTAAAAG GATCTTTGAGTGTCAGGAGTCTTCAGATTGCCCAACAGTTGTCCACTCGGTGTCAGATACTGAGCTAAAAACACCTGAACACAGAGAGCATCCAGCAGAGCCCCACTGTGACCACATCATTCAGTACCTCATGTCTCTGGACCAGCTGGATCCCATCGAGCAGGAGTGCGTggctgaaaagagaaaaggaaatggTGCAGAGCAAAACAAACTACCCTCAGTATCTGAAACTGTCCAACTTTTTAAGACTTCAGACTCTATTCTCATTCAATCATGTGGTTTAGATGAAGTCCAGTCGTGTGGAGGGTGGCTAGAAAGGGAGCACAAGCAACGGCTGAACCCAGCACTGTCCCAGTGTGATGTCGAGTCTTTGCAAACTAATTGGAGCATGACATCAGGATCAACCTTCAACACCAGAGATGAGGCAGCATTTAGAGATGGCCTAGCAGCTCTGGATGCTAGCATTGCCAGTCTGCAGAAGACTATCCAACTGGACCTAAGGAGATGA
- the ccdc14 gene encoding uncharacterized protein ccdc14 isoform X1 produces MKGIAKRKVVTSGRLTGRAKAEMATKPVAPHPVAAAAVAATACPEPAYSLYSTDSEDQVSHLHKGLDRCANLLGGILQAEKADSPSFFKEIVDRVVKARPTTTLGKKTNKKHPTKTVQKNFQSGRCGSSSTPPRSTHRFTAPVAHSGVKLHPPRKEIHAQLRSLTPRSQTHSSSNPPPQCQTSTLAPQPQPSILLSVVQSSSHSGQLSLCQADTVRRCDTEEEDEFIPVRDTDTQNTGTDTHTQPNLHVYTMKMAKMHLEPGPSDEVPQDTDHRSNCMKVKTVQYLLEELKALIAGQGSVAEMLLSQLEQTVISPQMNDDRSVFETVPDLSSVHNQNCHLRSCVKILKQQVEQREKSERLANMEKLSNAEVLTLQEELTTAQSRLQELQDDLTELRKALQDTQSRLRDSEAESLAVKTELEATRSRLVKSERDKSELAALTQQRLEEIENLKRIFECQESSDCPTVVHSVSDTELKTPEHREHPAEPHCDHIIQYLMSLDQLDPIEQECVAEKRKGNGAEQNKLPSVSETVQLFKTSDSILIQSCGLDEVQSCGGWLEREHKQRLNPALSQCDVESLQTNWSMTSGSTFNTRDEAAFRDGLAALDASIASLQKTIQLDLRR; encoded by the exons GTCAGCCATCTCCACAAGGGTCTGGACCGCTGTGCCAACCTGCTTGGTGGCATTCTTCAGGCTGAGAAGGCAG ACTCACCAagcttttttaaagaaattgtagATCGAGTAGTGAAAGCAAGACCAACCACCACACTAGGGAAGAAGACCAACAAGAAACATCCTACaaagacag TCCAGAAGAATTTTCAGTCAGGCCGCTGTGGATCCAGCAGCACACCTCCAAGATCAACCCATCGGTTCACTGCTCCAGTTGCacactcaggagtgaagctgcatCCACCTCGGAAAGAGATTCATGCCCAGCTGCGATCTCTCACACCTCGCAGCCAAACACACTCCTCCTCAAACCCTCCACCCCAGTGTCAGACCTCTACCCTTGCACCCCAGCCTCAGCCCTCCATCCTTTTGTCTGTGGTCCAATCGTCGTCTCACTCAGGCCAGTTGTCTCTCTGTCAGGCTGACACCGTCAGGCGCTGtgacacagaagaagaagatgagtTCATTCCTGTGAGAGACACTGATACCCAAAACActggcacagacacacacacacagccaaaccTACACGTCTATACAATGAAGATGGCCAAAATGCACCTGGAGCCTGGACCGAGTGATGAAGTCCCTCAGGACACAGACCACAGAAGCAACTGCATGAAAGTGAAGACAGTTCAGTATCTGCTGGAAGAACTCAAGGCTCTGATTGCTGGACAGG GCAGTGTTGCAGAGATGCTGCTCAGTCAATTGGAGCAGACAGTGATCTCACCACAGATGAATGATGATAGGTCAGTCTTTGAGACTGTACCAGACCTGTCATCAGTGCACAACCAGAACTGTCACCTCCGCAG ttgTGTGAAGATTCTGAAACAGCAGGTAGAACAAAGAGAGAAATCAGAGAGACTGGCAAACATGGAGAAGCTGTCTAATGCAGAAG TGTTGACCCTGCAGGAGGAGCTCACCACTGCTCAGTCCAGACTGCAGGAGCTTCAGGATGACCTCACAGAACTCCGGAAAGCACTCCAGGACACACAGAGTCGCCTGAGAGACAGTGAGGCGGAGAGTTTAGCAGTGAAGACAG aGTTGGAGGCCACCAGAAGCAGGTTGGTGAAGAGTGAAAGAGATAAGAGTGAGCTGGCTGCACTCACCCAACAAAGACTGGAAGAAATAGAAAACCTTAAAAG GATCTTTGAGTGTCAGGAGTCTTCAGATTGCCCAACAGTTGTCCACTCGGTGTCAGATACTGAGCTAAAAACACCTGAACACAGAGAGCATCCAGCAGAGCCCCACTGTGACCACATCATTCAGTACCTCATGTCTCTGGACCAGCTGGATCCCATCGAGCAGGAGTGCGTggctgaaaagagaaaaggaaatggTGCAGAGCAAAACAAACTACCCTCAGTATCTGAAACTGTCCAACTTTTTAAGACTTCAGACTCTATTCTCATTCAATCATGTGGTTTAGATGAAGTCCAGTCGTGTGGAGGGTGGCTAGAAAGGGAGCACAAGCAACGGCTGAACCCAGCACTGTCCCAGTGTGATGTCGAGTCTTTGCAAACTAATTGGAGCATGACATCAGGATCAACCTTCAACACCAGAGATGAGGCAGCATTTAGAGATGGCCTAGCAGCTCTGGATGCTAGCATTGCCAGTCTGCAGAAGACTATCCAACTGGACCTAAGGAGATGA
- the ccdc14 gene encoding uncharacterized protein ccdc14 isoform X2 codes for MMQVVTSGRLTGRAKAEMATKPVAPHPVAAAAVAATACPEPAYSLYSTDSEDQVSHLHKGLDRCANLLGGILQAEKADSPSFFKEIVDRVVKARPTTTLGKKTNKKHPTKTVQKNFQSGRCGSSSTPPRSTHRFTAPVAHSGVKLHPPRKEIHAQLRSLTPRSQTHSSSNPPPQCQTSTLAPQPQPSILLSVVQSSSHSGQLSLCQADTVRRCDTEEEDEFIPVRDTDTQNTGTDTHTQPNLHVYTMKMAKMHLEPGPSDEVPQDTDHRSNCMKVKTVQYLLEELKALIAGQGSVAEMLLSQLEQTVISPQMNDDRSVFETVPDLSSVHNQNCHLRSCVKILKQQVEQREKSERLANMEKLSNAEVLTLQEELTTAQSRLQELQDDLTELRKALQDTQSRLRDSEAESLAVKTELEATRSRLVKSERDKSELAALTQQRLEEIENLKRIFECQESSDCPTVVHSVSDTELKTPEHREHPAEPHCDHIIQYLMSLDQLDPIEQECVAEKRKGNGAEQNKLPSVSETVQLFKTSDSILIQSCGLDEVQSCGGWLEREHKQRLNPALSQCDVESLQTNWSMTSGSTFNTRDEAAFRDGLAALDASIASLQKTIQLDLRR; via the exons GTCAGCCATCTCCACAAGGGTCTGGACCGCTGTGCCAACCTGCTTGGTGGCATTCTTCAGGCTGAGAAGGCAG ACTCACCAagcttttttaaagaaattgtagATCGAGTAGTGAAAGCAAGACCAACCACCACACTAGGGAAGAAGACCAACAAGAAACATCCTACaaagacag TCCAGAAGAATTTTCAGTCAGGCCGCTGTGGATCCAGCAGCACACCTCCAAGATCAACCCATCGGTTCACTGCTCCAGTTGCacactcaggagtgaagctgcatCCACCTCGGAAAGAGATTCATGCCCAGCTGCGATCTCTCACACCTCGCAGCCAAACACACTCCTCCTCAAACCCTCCACCCCAGTGTCAGACCTCTACCCTTGCACCCCAGCCTCAGCCCTCCATCCTTTTGTCTGTGGTCCAATCGTCGTCTCACTCAGGCCAGTTGTCTCTCTGTCAGGCTGACACCGTCAGGCGCTGtgacacagaagaagaagatgagtTCATTCCTGTGAGAGACACTGATACCCAAAACActggcacagacacacacacacagccaaaccTACACGTCTATACAATGAAGATGGCCAAAATGCACCTGGAGCCTGGACCGAGTGATGAAGTCCCTCAGGACACAGACCACAGAAGCAACTGCATGAAAGTGAAGACAGTTCAGTATCTGCTGGAAGAACTCAAGGCTCTGATTGCTGGACAGG GCAGTGTTGCAGAGATGCTGCTCAGTCAATTGGAGCAGACAGTGATCTCACCACAGATGAATGATGATAGGTCAGTCTTTGAGACTGTACCAGACCTGTCATCAGTGCACAACCAGAACTGTCACCTCCGCAG ttgTGTGAAGATTCTGAAACAGCAGGTAGAACAAAGAGAGAAATCAGAGAGACTGGCAAACATGGAGAAGCTGTCTAATGCAGAAG TGTTGACCCTGCAGGAGGAGCTCACCACTGCTCAGTCCAGACTGCAGGAGCTTCAGGATGACCTCACAGAACTCCGGAAAGCACTCCAGGACACACAGAGTCGCCTGAGAGACAGTGAGGCGGAGAGTTTAGCAGTGAAGACAG aGTTGGAGGCCACCAGAAGCAGGTTGGTGAAGAGTGAAAGAGATAAGAGTGAGCTGGCTGCACTCACCCAACAAAGACTGGAAGAAATAGAAAACCTTAAAAG GATCTTTGAGTGTCAGGAGTCTTCAGATTGCCCAACAGTTGTCCACTCGGTGTCAGATACTGAGCTAAAAACACCTGAACACAGAGAGCATCCAGCAGAGCCCCACTGTGACCACATCATTCAGTACCTCATGTCTCTGGACCAGCTGGATCCCATCGAGCAGGAGTGCGTggctgaaaagagaaaaggaaatggTGCAGAGCAAAACAAACTACCCTCAGTATCTGAAACTGTCCAACTTTTTAAGACTTCAGACTCTATTCTCATTCAATCATGTGGTTTAGATGAAGTCCAGTCGTGTGGAGGGTGGCTAGAAAGGGAGCACAAGCAACGGCTGAACCCAGCACTGTCCCAGTGTGATGTCGAGTCTTTGCAAACTAATTGGAGCATGACATCAGGATCAACCTTCAACACCAGAGATGAGGCAGCATTTAGAGATGGCCTAGCAGCTCTGGATGCTAGCATTGCCAGTCTGCAGAAGACTATCCAACTGGACCTAAGGAGATGA